One region of Equus caballus isolate H_3958 breed thoroughbred chromosome 23, TB-T2T, whole genome shotgun sequence genomic DNA includes:
- the LOC100065856 gene encoding solute carrier family 28 member 3-like: MAFQWLGKQVQTFLEHTDAGASFVFGEKYTDHFFAFKVLPIMVFFSAAMSMLYYLGLMQWIIRKVGWLMLVTVGSSPIESVVAAGGIFIGQTESPLLVRPYLPHVTRSELHAIMTAGFSTIAGSVLGAYISFGISPTHILTASVMSAPASLAMAKLLWPETETPKITLKNAMEMEMGDSRNLLETASQGASASISLVANIAVNQIAFLAPLSFVNPALSWFGNMFDYSQLSFEIICSYIFMPFSFMMGVDWQDSFMVGELIGYKTFFNEFVAYEHLSKLVHLRKEAGPKFVDGVQQYISVSKYFGFSVHFFTTYIHPSNGY; encoded by the exons ATGGCTTTTCAGTGGTTGGGCAAACAAGTTCAG ACCTTCCTGGAGCACACTGACGCTGGTGCTTCCTTTGTCTTTGGTGAGAAATACACAGACCACTTCTTTGCATTTAAG GTCCTGCCAATCATGGTTTTCTTCAGCGCCGCCATGTCCATGCTCTACTACCTAGGACTGATGCAGTGGATCATTAGAAAG GTTGGATGGCTCATGCTGGTTACTGTGGGATCATCTCCTATTGAATCTGTGGTTGCAGCCGGCGGTATATTCATCGGGCAA ACGGAGTCTCCACTGCTGGTCCGGCCATATTTACCACACGTCACCAGGTCCGAACTGCATGCAATCATGACCGCTGGGTTCTCTACCATCGCTGGAAGTGTCTTAGGCGCATACATTTCTTTTGGG ATTTCACCCACCCACATATTAACTGCTTCAGTTATGTCAGCGCCTGCGTCATTGGCTATGGCTAAACTCCTTTGGCCTGAGACAGAAACACCTAAAATAACCCTGAAGAATgccatggaaatggaaatggg TGATTCGAGGAATCTCCTAGAAACAGCATCACAGGGAGCATCTGCATCCATCTCCCTGGTGGCAAACATCGCTGTGAATCAGATTGCCTTCCTGGCCCCGTTGTCTTTTGTGAACCCAGCCCTGTCCTGGTTTGGAAACATGTTTGACTACTCACAGCTGAGTTTCGAG ataATATGCTCCTACATCTTCATGCCCTTTTCCTTCATGATGGGAGTGGACTGGCAAGACAGCTTTATGGTTGGCGAACTCATAGGTTATAAGACCTTCTTCAATGAATTTGTGGCTTATGAGCACCTCTCAAAATTGGTGCATTTAAGGAAAGAGGCTGGACCCAAATTTGTGGATGGTGTCCAGCAATATATATCGGTGagtaaatattttggtttttcagTGCACTTCTTTACCACATATATACACCCATCAAATGGTTACTAG